From Actinomycetes bacterium, a single genomic window includes:
- a CDS encoding prepilin-type N-terminal cleavage/methylation domain-containing protein produces the protein MSRRGFSMVELLTVLLVLGVLVAIVVPKLQIAQLRARRVEVRVNTAGLHTAFQLYVASDAGADPLNSGYNPSPQPSALGID, from the coding sequence TTGAGTCGCCGTGGCTTCTCCATGGTCGAGCTGCTGACGGTCCTCCTCGTCCTGGGTGTGTTGGTCGCGATCGTCGTTCCGAAGCTGCAGATCGCCCAGCTGAGGGCTCGCCGAGTAGAGGTCCGGGTCAACACCGCAGGACTCCACACCGCGTTCCAGCTCTACGTCGCCTCGGACGCGGGCGCCGACCCCCTGAACTCCGGCTACAACCCGTCGCCCCAGCCCTCGGCGCTCGGCATCGACG